A DNA window from Chlamydia felis Fe/C-56 contains the following coding sequences:
- a CDS encoding 2Fe-2S iron-sulfur cluster-binding protein — MAKLIISSDDETQEFELEEGSSIAESCESSGVPFACTEGVCGTCVIEVLEGQENLSSFTEEEKDFLGDPEDSNERLACQCKINGGCVKVTF, encoded by the coding sequence ATGGCGAAGTTGATCATTTCATCCGATGACGAAACGCAAGAGTTTGAGCTGGAGGAGGGTTCTAGCATTGCCGAATCTTGTGAATCTTCAGGTGTGCCTTTTGCTTGCACAGAAGGTGTATGTGGTACATGTGTTATTGAAGTTTTAGAAGGACAAGAGAATCTTTCAAGCTTTACCGAAGAAGAAAAAGACTTTCTTGGTGATCCTGAGGATTCCAATGAACGTTTAGCCTGCCAATGCAAAATCAACGGTGGTTGCGTTAAAGTCACTTTTTAA
- a CDS encoding macro domain-containing protein: MVVFSIIAVACCVLLNKKPSGLPETPKIEEGAPENPKLMIPEITQPALPRPSEKLPTIHSESLSESLLPPSPDVPSPLIPPTPSQSIDIPVSLITIPSHEHLLTGWTQLASPGDVDTTLFDPVNATAPFSGWKLANTRTTLVSTTGSVTKPRFTTQGLSPMLVNAANSAMHAGGGGTNRAFSTVVHRQGWLNSREDKEQLEVGECTAGKWINRDGSNNDMASGQPAFFAQLLGPMASSLNNDPEKCFQVVSKAYENCFNKALEKGSRYVQLPLISSSIYAPPHNIVKNGHNVRELWINAVKAALVTAAQNFATKNPNSEMIIVVTDITDSPLG; the protein is encoded by the coding sequence GTGGTTGTCTTTTCCATTATTGCTGTAGCTTGCTGCGTTCTTCTCAATAAGAAACCTTCAGGTCTTCCAGAAACTCCTAAGATAGAAGAAGGGGCTCCAGAAAACCCAAAACTTATGATTCCAGAAATCACCCAACCAGCACTCCCTCGTCCAAGCGAAAAATTACCCACTATCCATTCCGAGTCCCTCTCCGAATCACTACTCCCTCCATCTCCTGATGTACCAAGCCCCTTAATTCCTCCAACTCCATCTCAATCTATCGATATCCCCGTATCTCTCATTACTATTCCAAGCCACGAACACCTACTTACCGGATGGACGCAACTTGCATCCCCAGGTGATGTCGATACCACTCTATTTGATCCTGTTAACGCTACGGCTCCATTCTCGGGATGGAAGTTGGCAAATACAAGAACTACTCTGGTGTCTACCACCGGAAGTGTTACTAAACCTAGATTTACCACACAGGGTCTTTCCCCTATGTTGGTAAACGCCGCCAATAGCGCAATGCATGCCGGGGGTGGTGGAACAAATAGAGCATTTTCAACAGTAGTACATCGTCAAGGATGGTTAAACTCAAGAGAGGACAAAGAACAATTAGAAGTTGGTGAATGTACTGCAGGAAAATGGATAAACCGTGATGGTTCGAACAACGATATGGCATCCGGACAACCTGCGTTTTTCGCGCAGCTTCTAGGACCCATGGCCAGCTCTCTGAACAATGACCCAGAAAAATGCTTCCAGGTAGTTAGTAAAGCCTACGAAAATTGCTTTAATAAGGCTCTGGAAAAAGGATCTAGGTATGTTCAGCTTCCCTTAATATCATCCAGTATCTATGCCCCTCCCCATAATATAGTTAAAAATGGTCACAATGTTCGCGAGTTATGGATAAACGCTGTAAAAGCAGCTTTGGTAACAGCTGCCCAAAACTTTGCAACGAAAAATCCCAACTCTGAAATGATTATTGTTGTTACTGATATAACAGATTCTCCTTTAGGTTAG